One Dromiciops gliroides isolate mDroGli1 chromosome 3, mDroGli1.pri, whole genome shotgun sequence DNA segment encodes these proteins:
- the LOC122747294 gene encoding LOW QUALITY PROTEIN: caspase recruitment domain-containing protein 8-like (The sequence of the model RefSeq protein was modified relative to this genomic sequence to represent the inferred CDS: inserted 3 bases in 2 codons), which yields TGLGFSMKSEITIDIEFGTWNRHLDWTQNWMIAGPLFHIRVDPGVVTSVHLPHFVDLQGGKFDVSLFKIAXKEGMVLENTTRVESSHAILKNPSFSSMGVLLRIMHSTFKFIPIYSTTPIYCHLRAEDITFHLYLIXSDCTIRKAIDEEEAKFHFSCLHKPFPVTPLYTGSRFLVSGSKHLEIMHGEQELYYRSAGECQVFSEIYSSNVKEKNSLDLRNPNVTLVWGQLQDQEISNVFVPQSLQLPQDFTLLTNTGIRSFLG from the exons ACTGGACTTGGTTTTTCCATGAAAAGTGAAATAACTATTGACATTGAATTTGGTACCTGGAATCGGCACCTGGATTGGACTCAGAA ctgGATGATTGCTGGTCCTCTATTTCATATCAGAGTAGATCCTGGGGTTGTGACTTCTGTACATCTCCCTCATTTTGTGGACCTCCAAGGAGGAAAATTTGATGTCTCCTTGTTTAAAATTG CTAAAGAGGGTATGGTCCTGGAGAATACAACAAGAGTGGAGTCATCCCATGCTATCCTGAAAAACCCTAGCTTCTCCTCCATGGGTGTTCTGCTGAGAATTATGCATTCTACCTTTAAATTCATTCCCATTTATTCTACTACTCCGATATACTGCCATCTCAGGGCTGAGGACATCACATTCCACTTGTATCTGAT CAGTGACTGTACAATAAGGAAGGCTATAGATGAAGAAGAAGCAAAGTTCCACTTTTCATGCTTGCATAAACCATTTCCAGTAACCCCACTCTACACTGGCTCTCGTTTCTTAGTATCTGGATCAAAACACTTGGAAATAATGCATGGAGAACAAGAACTCTATTACCGGAGTGCTGGGGAGTGTCAGGTTTTCTCTGAGATTTACTCCAGCAATGTGAAGGAGAAAAACAGTTTGGATTTGAGAAACCCAAATGTAACACTGGTCTGGGGGCAATTGCAAGATCAGGAGATCTCGAACGTGTTTGTGCCCCAGTCTCTCCAGCTCCCACAAGACTTCACTTTGTTGACCAACACAGGGATCAGATCATTTCTCGGGTAA